The following are from one region of the Serinus canaria isolate serCan28SL12 chromosome 8, serCan2020, whole genome shotgun sequence genome:
- the CLCC1 gene encoding chloride channel CLIC-like protein 1 isoform X3 translates to MLFPLVLCAVMLIGSCKVQEDEWIDPTDMLNYDAASGTMRRPYKVEKERPNYHDSEEEAVDTVSTEISRCSRVVDSLQHKIAECEKRNAKSQESRSFYIFKRFLNKILNEAGKLGLPGEDVGHVHYDAEIILTRQTYLEILRFVSEEAWQPGALDEALSDILVNFKHHDDEAWRWRFEDTFGIDLYHLLWLLLCVVCIVIVMATELRTYVSRFVQLKYVLFLTFLVSFVWNWFYLYRLAFAQHQAEMAKMGQFDKVCAEKLEWYGSLVEWLRSTWTFQDDPCKKYYEILLVNPVYMVPPSKALAVTFTNFVTEPLKDIGQGIGEFIKALMKEIPLILQVPVLITMALGVLTFCYGAGSSVSALRHLRSSQKKSLPLPANGQEQIAFGQYDGRTADEYYVQQQPYVLRGHQDRGDAAMRPLPRLRAGNGSRSPDMAHASDQPDAQNRLYTESEVHRLETLQAENLSAEAAFEQQKQETSKVEGETGENCDPNKNLERKSSATEPCEEKKESVLHDSRKESKEEPGSAVE, encoded by the exons ATGCTGTTTCCTTTGGTGTTGTGTGCAGTGATGCTGATAGGGAGCTGTAAAGTTCAAGAAGATGAATGGATTGACCCCACGGATATGCTCAATTATGATGCAGCATCAGGAACAATGAGAAGACCTTATAAGGTAGAGAAAGAAAGG CCAAACTATCATGACTCTGAGGAAGAGGCTGTGGATACAGTCAGTACTGAAATCTCACGTTGTTCCAGGGTAGTAGATTCCTTGCAACACAAG ATTGCAGAGTGTGAGAAGAGGAATGCCAAATCACAGGAGAGCCgtagcttttatatttttaagcgATTCTTGAATAAGATTTTAAATGAAGCTGGAAAACTTGGCCTT CCTGGGGAAGATGTGGGCCATGTCCATTACGATGCTGAGATCATTCTTACAAGACAGACGTATTTGGAGATCCTCAGGTTTGTCAGTGAGGaggcctggcagccaggggCCCTGGATGAGGCACTCAGTGATATTTTGGTCAACTTTAAGCACCATGATGATGAAGCTTGGCGGTGGAGATTTGAAGACACGTTTGGAATTGATCTATATCATTTGCTTTGG ctgctcctgtgcgTAGTGTGCATTGTGATTGTAATGGCCACAGAGCTGCGGACGTATGTTTCTCGCTTTGTGCAgctaaaatatgttttatttctgactttCCTCGTCAGTTTTGTATGGAATTGGTTTTACTTGTACAGG ctggccTTCGCTCAGCACCAGGCAGAGATGGCCAAGATGGGGCAGTTCGACAAGGTCTGTGCGGAGAAGCTGGAGTGGTATGGAAGTCTCGTGG AATGGCTTAGAAGTACATGGACATTTCAGGATGATCCCTGTAAGAAGTATTATGAAATTCTGCTTGTAAATCCTGTTTATATGGTTCCACCATCAAAG GCCTTGGCAGTAACTTTCACCAACTTTGTAACTGAGCCTTTGAAGGACATAGGACAAGGTATTGGTGAATTCATCAAGGCACTTATGAAGGAGATACCGTTAATTCTGCAGGTTCCAGTGCTCATTACCATGGCTCTGGGTGTCCTG aCTTTTTGCTATGGTGCGGGATCGTCAGTGTCTGCATTGAGACACTTAAGGTCTTCTCAGAAGAAGAGTCTTCCTCTGCCTGCTAATGGGCAGGAGCAAATAGCCTTTGGGCAGTACGATGGGAGGACAGCAGACGAGTACtatgtgcagcagcagccctaTGTGCTCAGAGGCCACCAGGACAGAGGGGACGCTGCCATGAGGCCTCTCCCCAGGCTGAGAGCGGGcaatggcagcaggagcccggACATGGCACACGCCAGCGACCAGCCGGATGCACAG AACAGGTTGTACACGGAATCTGAAGTTCATAGACTTGAAACTCTCCAAGCTGAAAACCTTAGTGCAGAAGCTGCATTTGAGCAGCAAAAACAAGAGACAAGCAAAGTAGAGGGAGAGACTGGAGAAAACTGTGACCCTAATAAAAACCTAGAACGGAAAAGTTCTGCCACAGAACCGTGcgaagagaagaaagagagtgTTTTACATGACTCCAGGAAAGAGAGTAAGgaagagccaggctctgct GTGGAGTAG
- the CLCC1 gene encoding chloride channel CLIC-like protein 1 isoform X1: MLFPLVLCAVMLIGSCKVQEDEWIDPTDMLNYDAASGTMRRPYKVEKERPNYHDSEEEAVDTVSTEISRCSRVVDSLQHKIAECEKRNAKSQESRSFYIFKRFLNKILNEAGKLGLPGEDVGHVHYDAEIILTRQTYLEILRFVSEEAWQPGALDEALSDILVNFKHHDDEAWRWRFEDTFGIDLYHLLWLLLCVVCIVIVMATELRTYVSRFVQLKYVLFLTFLVSFVWNWFYLYRLAFAQHQAEMAKMGQFDKVCAEKLEWYGSLVEWLRSTWTFQDDPCKKYYEILLVNPVYMVPPSKALAVTFTNFVTEPLKDIGQGIGEFIKALMKEIPLILQVPVLITMALGVLTFCYGAGSSVSALRHLRSSQKKSLPLPANGQEQIAFGQYDGRTADEYYVQQQPYVLRGHQDRGDAAMRPLPRLRAGNGSRSPDMAHASDQPDAQNRLYTESEVHRLETLQAENLSAEAAFEQQKQETSKVEGETGENCDPNKNLERKSSATEPCEEKKESVLHDSRKESKEEPGSAVALETGVLQVLPQAHGSWFPVPTTPVIPWCMGTYHTNCRAA, encoded by the exons ATGCTGTTTCCTTTGGTGTTGTGTGCAGTGATGCTGATAGGGAGCTGTAAAGTTCAAGAAGATGAATGGATTGACCCCACGGATATGCTCAATTATGATGCAGCATCAGGAACAATGAGAAGACCTTATAAGGTAGAGAAAGAAAGG CCAAACTATCATGACTCTGAGGAAGAGGCTGTGGATACAGTCAGTACTGAAATCTCACGTTGTTCCAGGGTAGTAGATTCCTTGCAACACAAG ATTGCAGAGTGTGAGAAGAGGAATGCCAAATCACAGGAGAGCCgtagcttttatatttttaagcgATTCTTGAATAAGATTTTAAATGAAGCTGGAAAACTTGGCCTT CCTGGGGAAGATGTGGGCCATGTCCATTACGATGCTGAGATCATTCTTACAAGACAGACGTATTTGGAGATCCTCAGGTTTGTCAGTGAGGaggcctggcagccaggggCCCTGGATGAGGCACTCAGTGATATTTTGGTCAACTTTAAGCACCATGATGATGAAGCTTGGCGGTGGAGATTTGAAGACACGTTTGGAATTGATCTATATCATTTGCTTTGG ctgctcctgtgcgTAGTGTGCATTGTGATTGTAATGGCCACAGAGCTGCGGACGTATGTTTCTCGCTTTGTGCAgctaaaatatgttttatttctgactttCCTCGTCAGTTTTGTATGGAATTGGTTTTACTTGTACAGG ctggccTTCGCTCAGCACCAGGCAGAGATGGCCAAGATGGGGCAGTTCGACAAGGTCTGTGCGGAGAAGCTGGAGTGGTATGGAAGTCTCGTGG AATGGCTTAGAAGTACATGGACATTTCAGGATGATCCCTGTAAGAAGTATTATGAAATTCTGCTTGTAAATCCTGTTTATATGGTTCCACCATCAAAG GCCTTGGCAGTAACTTTCACCAACTTTGTAACTGAGCCTTTGAAGGACATAGGACAAGGTATTGGTGAATTCATCAAGGCACTTATGAAGGAGATACCGTTAATTCTGCAGGTTCCAGTGCTCATTACCATGGCTCTGGGTGTCCTG aCTTTTTGCTATGGTGCGGGATCGTCAGTGTCTGCATTGAGACACTTAAGGTCTTCTCAGAAGAAGAGTCTTCCTCTGCCTGCTAATGGGCAGGAGCAAATAGCCTTTGGGCAGTACGATGGGAGGACAGCAGACGAGTACtatgtgcagcagcagccctaTGTGCTCAGAGGCCACCAGGACAGAGGGGACGCTGCCATGAGGCCTCTCCCCAGGCTGAGAGCGGGcaatggcagcaggagcccggACATGGCACACGCCAGCGACCAGCCGGATGCACAG AACAGGTTGTACACGGAATCTGAAGTTCATAGACTTGAAACTCTCCAAGCTGAAAACCTTAGTGCAGAAGCTGCATTTGAGCAGCAAAAACAAGAGACAAGCAAAGTAGAGGGAGAGACTGGAGAAAACTGTGACCCTAATAAAAACCTAGAACGGAAAAGTTCTGCCACAGAACCGTGcgaagagaagaaagagagtgTTTTACATGACTCCAGGAAAGAGAGTAAGgaagagccaggctctgct GTGGCACTGGAAACTGGGGTGCTGCAGGTACTTCCCCAGGCCCATGGGAGTTGGTTCCCAGTGCCCACCACCCCTGTGATTCCCTGGTGCATGGGCACGTATCACACAAACTGTAGAGCAGCATGA
- the CLCC1 gene encoding chloride channel CLIC-like protein 1 isoform X2, giving the protein MLFPLVLCAVMLIGSCKVQEDEWIDPTDMLNYDAASGTMRRPYKPNYHDSEEEAVDTVSTEISRCSRVVDSLQHKIAECEKRNAKSQESRSFYIFKRFLNKILNEAGKLGLPGEDVGHVHYDAEIILTRQTYLEILRFVSEEAWQPGALDEALSDILVNFKHHDDEAWRWRFEDTFGIDLYHLLWLLLCVVCIVIVMATELRTYVSRFVQLKYVLFLTFLVSFVWNWFYLYRLAFAQHQAEMAKMGQFDKVCAEKLEWYGSLVEWLRSTWTFQDDPCKKYYEILLVNPVYMVPPSKALAVTFTNFVTEPLKDIGQGIGEFIKALMKEIPLILQVPVLITMALGVLTFCYGAGSSVSALRHLRSSQKKSLPLPANGQEQIAFGQYDGRTADEYYVQQQPYVLRGHQDRGDAAMRPLPRLRAGNGSRSPDMAHASDQPDAQNRLYTESEVHRLETLQAENLSAEAAFEQQKQETSKVEGETGENCDPNKNLERKSSATEPCEEKKESVLHDSRKESKEEPGSAVALETGVLQVLPQAHGSWFPVPTTPVIPWCMGTYHTNCRAA; this is encoded by the exons ATGCTGTTTCCTTTGGTGTTGTGTGCAGTGATGCTGATAGGGAGCTGTAAAGTTCAAGAAGATGAATGGATTGACCCCACGGATATGCTCAATTATGATGCAGCATCAGGAACAATGAGAAGACCTTATAAG CCAAACTATCATGACTCTGAGGAAGAGGCTGTGGATACAGTCAGTACTGAAATCTCACGTTGTTCCAGGGTAGTAGATTCCTTGCAACACAAG ATTGCAGAGTGTGAGAAGAGGAATGCCAAATCACAGGAGAGCCgtagcttttatatttttaagcgATTCTTGAATAAGATTTTAAATGAAGCTGGAAAACTTGGCCTT CCTGGGGAAGATGTGGGCCATGTCCATTACGATGCTGAGATCATTCTTACAAGACAGACGTATTTGGAGATCCTCAGGTTTGTCAGTGAGGaggcctggcagccaggggCCCTGGATGAGGCACTCAGTGATATTTTGGTCAACTTTAAGCACCATGATGATGAAGCTTGGCGGTGGAGATTTGAAGACACGTTTGGAATTGATCTATATCATTTGCTTTGG ctgctcctgtgcgTAGTGTGCATTGTGATTGTAATGGCCACAGAGCTGCGGACGTATGTTTCTCGCTTTGTGCAgctaaaatatgttttatttctgactttCCTCGTCAGTTTTGTATGGAATTGGTTTTACTTGTACAGG ctggccTTCGCTCAGCACCAGGCAGAGATGGCCAAGATGGGGCAGTTCGACAAGGTCTGTGCGGAGAAGCTGGAGTGGTATGGAAGTCTCGTGG AATGGCTTAGAAGTACATGGACATTTCAGGATGATCCCTGTAAGAAGTATTATGAAATTCTGCTTGTAAATCCTGTTTATATGGTTCCACCATCAAAG GCCTTGGCAGTAACTTTCACCAACTTTGTAACTGAGCCTTTGAAGGACATAGGACAAGGTATTGGTGAATTCATCAAGGCACTTATGAAGGAGATACCGTTAATTCTGCAGGTTCCAGTGCTCATTACCATGGCTCTGGGTGTCCTG aCTTTTTGCTATGGTGCGGGATCGTCAGTGTCTGCATTGAGACACTTAAGGTCTTCTCAGAAGAAGAGTCTTCCTCTGCCTGCTAATGGGCAGGAGCAAATAGCCTTTGGGCAGTACGATGGGAGGACAGCAGACGAGTACtatgtgcagcagcagccctaTGTGCTCAGAGGCCACCAGGACAGAGGGGACGCTGCCATGAGGCCTCTCCCCAGGCTGAGAGCGGGcaatggcagcaggagcccggACATGGCACACGCCAGCGACCAGCCGGATGCACAG AACAGGTTGTACACGGAATCTGAAGTTCATAGACTTGAAACTCTCCAAGCTGAAAACCTTAGTGCAGAAGCTGCATTTGAGCAGCAAAAACAAGAGACAAGCAAAGTAGAGGGAGAGACTGGAGAAAACTGTGACCCTAATAAAAACCTAGAACGGAAAAGTTCTGCCACAGAACCGTGcgaagagaagaaagagagtgTTTTACATGACTCCAGGAAAGAGAGTAAGgaagagccaggctctgct GTGGCACTGGAAACTGGGGTGCTGCAGGTACTTCCCCAGGCCCATGGGAGTTGGTTCCCAGTGCCCACCACCCCTGTGATTCCCTGGTGCATGGGCACGTATCACACAAACTGTAGAGCAGCATGA
- the CLCC1 gene encoding chloride channel CLIC-like protein 1 isoform X4 has product MLFPLVLCAVMLIGSCKVQEDEWIDPTDMLNYDAASGTMRRPYKVEKERPNYHDSEEEAVDTVSTEISRCSRVVDSLQHKIAECEKRNAKSQESRSFYIFKRFLNKILNEAGKLGLPGEDVGHVHYDAEIILTRQTYLEILRFVSEEAWQPGALDEALSDILVNFKHHDDEAWRWRFEDTFGIDLYHLLWLLLCVVCIVIVMATELRTYVSRFVQLKYVLFLTFLVSFVWNWFYLYRLAFAQHQAEMAKMGQFDKVCAEKLEWYGSLVEWLRSTWTFQDDPCKKYYEILLVNPVYMVPPSKALAVTFTNFVTEPLKDIGQGIGEFIKALMKEIPLILQVPVLITMALGVLTFCYGAGSSVSALRHLRSSQKKSLPLPANGQEQIAFGQYDGRTADEYYVQQQPYVLRGHQDRGDAAMRPLPRLRAGNGSRSPDMAHASDQPDAQVVHGI; this is encoded by the exons ATGCTGTTTCCTTTGGTGTTGTGTGCAGTGATGCTGATAGGGAGCTGTAAAGTTCAAGAAGATGAATGGATTGACCCCACGGATATGCTCAATTATGATGCAGCATCAGGAACAATGAGAAGACCTTATAAGGTAGAGAAAGAAAGG CCAAACTATCATGACTCTGAGGAAGAGGCTGTGGATACAGTCAGTACTGAAATCTCACGTTGTTCCAGGGTAGTAGATTCCTTGCAACACAAG ATTGCAGAGTGTGAGAAGAGGAATGCCAAATCACAGGAGAGCCgtagcttttatatttttaagcgATTCTTGAATAAGATTTTAAATGAAGCTGGAAAACTTGGCCTT CCTGGGGAAGATGTGGGCCATGTCCATTACGATGCTGAGATCATTCTTACAAGACAGACGTATTTGGAGATCCTCAGGTTTGTCAGTGAGGaggcctggcagccaggggCCCTGGATGAGGCACTCAGTGATATTTTGGTCAACTTTAAGCACCATGATGATGAAGCTTGGCGGTGGAGATTTGAAGACACGTTTGGAATTGATCTATATCATTTGCTTTGG ctgctcctgtgcgTAGTGTGCATTGTGATTGTAATGGCCACAGAGCTGCGGACGTATGTTTCTCGCTTTGTGCAgctaaaatatgttttatttctgactttCCTCGTCAGTTTTGTATGGAATTGGTTTTACTTGTACAGG ctggccTTCGCTCAGCACCAGGCAGAGATGGCCAAGATGGGGCAGTTCGACAAGGTCTGTGCGGAGAAGCTGGAGTGGTATGGAAGTCTCGTGG AATGGCTTAGAAGTACATGGACATTTCAGGATGATCCCTGTAAGAAGTATTATGAAATTCTGCTTGTAAATCCTGTTTATATGGTTCCACCATCAAAG GCCTTGGCAGTAACTTTCACCAACTTTGTAACTGAGCCTTTGAAGGACATAGGACAAGGTATTGGTGAATTCATCAAGGCACTTATGAAGGAGATACCGTTAATTCTGCAGGTTCCAGTGCTCATTACCATGGCTCTGGGTGTCCTG aCTTTTTGCTATGGTGCGGGATCGTCAGTGTCTGCATTGAGACACTTAAGGTCTTCTCAGAAGAAGAGTCTTCCTCTGCCTGCTAATGGGCAGGAGCAAATAGCCTTTGGGCAGTACGATGGGAGGACAGCAGACGAGTACtatgtgcagcagcagccctaTGTGCTCAGAGGCCACCAGGACAGAGGGGACGCTGCCATGAGGCCTCTCCCCAGGCTGAGAGCGGGcaatggcagcaggagcccggACATGGCACACGCCAGCGACCAGCCGGATGCACAG GTTGTACACGGAATCTGA